In one window of Prosthecobacter fusiformis DNA:
- a CDS encoding chemotaxis protein CheW: protein MSETRNIDWQTAQQQLLESSLRVERAFTQPSEQVEEILIKRAEILAQRNRTQQTAVSHRPILLLQIGPHTAGIEVRWLKGVIRMNQEAAPVPDAHELLLGIINVQAELVNLINPWPLLHETPQEETACSHAVLIRHGQLKVAVACNGIIGLTDLPENAWQDERLFLHAPNQPPGVLLDIHSLLSVWEKDPGRPF from the coding sequence ATGAGTGAAACCCGCAACATAGACTGGCAGACTGCGCAGCAGCAACTGCTGGAGAGCAGCCTCCGGGTGGAAAGGGCATTCACGCAGCCGTCAGAGCAGGTGGAGGAGATCTTGATCAAACGGGCAGAAATACTGGCCCAAAGAAACCGCACCCAGCAAACAGCGGTTTCACATCGCCCCATTCTTCTGCTCCAGATCGGGCCGCATACCGCAGGCATTGAGGTGCGCTGGCTGAAGGGGGTGATCCGGATGAATCAGGAGGCCGCACCGGTACCTGATGCGCATGAACTGCTCCTGGGCATCATCAATGTGCAGGCTGAACTGGTAAACCTGATCAATCCCTGGCCCCTCCTCCATGAAACTCCCCAGGAGGAAACTGCCTGCTCCCACGCGGTGCTGATAAGGCATGGACAGCTCAAAGTGGCTGTCGCCTGCAATGGGATCATAGGACTCACCGATCTGCCTGAAAATGCCTGGCAGGATGAGCGTCTGTTCCTTCATGCCCCGAACCAGCCTCCGGGAGTGCTGCTGGACATCCATTCTCTGCTTTCCGTTTGGGAGAAAGATCCAGGCAGGCCCTTTTAA
- a CDS encoding methyl-accepting chemotaxis protein produces MNKTSPSSWSDFSVGSKLTLIPIFFLFILGVVLYSAVTTSKEQQGNIEIVEKVGRQRMLQQRHFATALLVIQKKSTLENLQYIRKAWLDGQKALTYGGPILVRMNRPETFEIKPAPSAYLRELLQNQTQLINQSIQEIDKLLATSIDAPEYAELLSSLLRYEEQIQDLGMEIARGFTQHMEGEVDELVKTQIAVAVGAGLLSFLFSWSIARSITTPLQRVVFSADSIATGNLRIEKMAVGRRDEIGKLGSAFNNMLDNLRELSSQILKVTGNINSAAAEILASTQQQASSTKEQAATVQEISATMQEISQSGNEITEKAKQVAASAEATSAAGESGLNAVKTTSRLMESVRQQVEDVAVKIVALSERTQAIGEIVSTVNEIAEQSNLLALNASIEAASAGEQGSRFAVVAGEMRNLAQRAKESTVQVGTILGEIQRGINGTVMMTEEAVKRSDSGKQQAEITEQTIHQMTRTTVESVHAFQQIIGSTSQQQIGFDQVTQGMRDIRQATEQTAVGTSQLEQALSNLNELSLELRTAVSRYQI; encoded by the coding sequence ATGAACAAGACATCACCTTCCTCCTGGAGCGACTTTAGCGTGGGCTCCAAACTGACTCTCATCCCGATATTTTTCCTGTTCATCCTGGGGGTGGTTCTTTATTCGGCGGTCACGACTTCCAAAGAACAGCAGGGGAACATTGAAATCGTGGAAAAGGTGGGGCGTCAGCGCATGCTGCAACAGCGCCACTTCGCCACAGCACTCCTGGTGATTCAAAAGAAAAGCACCCTGGAAAATCTGCAGTACATCCGCAAAGCCTGGCTGGATGGTCAAAAGGCACTGACATATGGCGGTCCGATCCTTGTGCGGATGAACCGCCCCGAAACCTTCGAAATAAAGCCTGCACCTTCAGCTTATCTGAGGGAGCTTTTGCAGAACCAAACTCAGCTCATCAACCAGTCCATCCAAGAGATCGACAAACTGCTGGCCACCAGCATCGACGCCCCCGAGTATGCAGAGTTGCTGTCGAGCCTTCTGCGCTATGAAGAGCAAATCCAGGACCTGGGGATGGAAATCGCCAGGGGCTTTACCCAGCATATGGAAGGTGAGGTGGATGAACTGGTTAAGACGCAGATTGCAGTCGCCGTTGGAGCCGGATTGCTGAGCTTTTTGTTTAGCTGGTCCATCGCCCGGAGCATCACCACACCTCTCCAACGAGTGGTCTTTTCCGCAGACAGCATTGCCACGGGAAATCTCCGCATCGAGAAGATGGCCGTGGGAAGACGAGACGAGATCGGCAAACTGGGCAGCGCGTTTAACAACATGTTGGACAATTTGAGAGAGCTAAGCAGTCAGATTTTGAAGGTGACGGGAAACATCAATTCCGCTGCCGCAGAAATCCTGGCTTCCACCCAGCAGCAGGCTTCCAGCACCAAAGAGCAGGCGGCGACTGTGCAGGAAATTTCGGCCACCATGCAGGAGATCAGCCAGTCCGGAAATGAAATCACGGAGAAGGCCAAGCAAGTAGCAGCCTCAGCCGAGGCGACCTCCGCCGCCGGAGAATCCGGTCTCAATGCGGTGAAGACGACGAGCCGGTTAATGGAATCTGTCCGCCAGCAGGTGGAGGATGTGGCGGTGAAGATTGTGGCGCTGAGCGAACGCACGCAGGCTATTGGCGAGATCGTGAGCACGGTGAATGAAATCGCCGAGCAGTCCAATCTGCTGGCCCTGAATGCGAGTATCGAAGCGGCTTCCGCCGGAGAGCAAGGCAGCCGATTCGCCGTGGTGGCAGGAGAGATGCGCAACCTAGCACAGCGTGCCAAAGAAAGCACCGTACAGGTGGGGACTATCCTGGGTGAGATTCAGCGTGGGATCAATGGCACCGTGATGATGACCGAAGAGGCGGTGAAGAGGTCCGACTCCGGCAAACAACAAGCAGAGATCACTGAGCAGACCATCCACCAAATGACACGCACAACGGTGGAGAGTGTGCATGCTTTCCAGCAGATCATTGGCTCCACCAGCCAGCAGCAGATCGGCTTTGACCAAGTAACCCAGGGCATGCGGGACATCCGCCAGGCAACAGAACAAACTGCGGTCGGCACGTCCCAGCTTGAGCAGGCGCTGTCGAATCTGAACGAACTGAGCCTGGAACTGCGCACAGCCGTGAGCCGCTACCAGATATAA